GATCATCGTATCTGTTTCAGCTGTTTGTATAGCCTCTTCTAGGTCTCTttctcatcttttttttttttctttcccttcACAATGAATTTTTCAGCTTTCAGAATTTTGTCGATGACCAACAAGCTCTTGTCAGCAACATTAAACGAGTGATGTATTGAGAACATTGCAGTATCCCATATAggtataaatatatataccttCACAAATATACGTAATTACATGTGAAGTAAGGACTTCAGTGTATGAAGCAAAATATCAGTGATTAGATTTTTGGAGGATTAACAAACGTCAGCGAAACAAAAGAGGATATATACCAGCTGAAGCGGAGAAGCGGAAGAAGCggtaaaagaaaagtaaattaacacatacatacacgAAAAGAGCACTGGAATACGTGTTAACTCACTAGAAAACAACCATACTAGTTTGCTGGCATTCGTTGGTTATATCTGTGAGTGTGCACACATTGTATTGAATTGGCACAAAAAGTATTTGCATAATTATCAATCTGGcatattatattatatacacGAAACGTACTTCGTTCGATATATTCCACATTTGAAACTTTAAAGAATCCTTATTGCAACAAGAACGAATAGATGACATCTGATATACTTCTAAGTCATTCTCAGCTAGCGAATACTTCTAAAGAAGATGTTCAGGATAGCTGTTCTACCTTTACTATAGCGGTAGATATCGGCGGTAGTTTAGCGAAAGTTGTTTTCATGCCGCCCAACTCGAGCAGGCTTATGTTCAGGACTCTGGAGACTGAACGGATCGACGAGTTCATGCAGCTCCTCCATGACATTATACAACAGTACCATGACGGGCTATACGAGCAGACGTTGCTTGTCGCTACTGGCGGTGGGTCGTACAAGTTTTATGACTTGATGGTAAAACAGTTTCCGACGGTTATAGGAATTGAAAGGTCTGATGAGATGGATTGCTTGATCAAAGGGTTGGATTTCTTCATTCACGAAATCCCAAATGAGATATTCACATACAACGACTTGGAAGGCGAAAACGCAGTGGAACCCTCACATAACTGCAACTCCATTTATCCGTACATGCTAGTAAATATAGGATCTGGTGTCTCTATCTTGAAAGTAGACTCACCAAAAACATTTAGTAGGGTGGGAGGATCATCTTTGGGTGGAGGAACCCTTTGGGGATTACTCTCGTTGATAACCGGCGCTAAATCCTTCGACGAAATGTTAAGCTGGGCGCACAAGGGAGACAATACAAACGTGGATATGCTCGTCGGAGATATATATGGGACGGCTTATGATAAGCTAGGATTGAAATCCACTCACATAGCGTCTTCTTTTGGCAAAGTTTTCCAAAACAGGTCACACGTAGCCCACGAAAATACCAGATACCCTTCTCCTTCGACAACTTCCACAGATATCATCCAAAGCGACAACAAATTTAATAATGCTGATATCTCAAAGTCTCTATTATACGCCGtatcaaataatattgGACAAATTGCATATCTACAGGCGAAGATTCACCACGTTAAGAATATTTACTTTGGCGGCTCCTACATAAGAGGTCATTATACAACCATGAACACATTGAGTTACGCTATTAATTTCTGGTCCGAGGGCGAAAAGCAAGCTTTCTTCCTAAAACACGAGGGCTACTTGGGCGCAATGGGAGCATACCTCCTTGCCCAGCGGCAAAAAACATAATTCTTATCTCATGTGACCATCACATCTACATCACAGTATACTTAAATATTCTTATGTTGATATCTTTGCATTGCACCTACTagtatttattttttctaCGGTCTATAATGAATTTATGATATGATCCGATACTGTTATAAGGACGTTGAAAAGTGACTTTTGATTCTCAATTTTGTACAATATACCCTCTTTGATACTTTCAATTTGATCATAGGGAAGCTCATACGAGAATAAAGATATCGAATTAATAACATCTTTTTCCATTACAATTATCACTTCTACAACGCCAACTGAGAAATGAATCTTTCCTGACTGTGGATAAATAGCCAGGTTTTTTATATCTGGGAATAATGTAGAgataattttcttttcccaCAATTCGTTCAACAATTGATACGTAGTGAACATCTCCATAAGATCTGAGGAAGGATTCAAGGTTGCTCTTTTAGCTAGTAAGCTTCCcagtttttctttcgttaCTTCTAAAGTTGAAAGTTGTTCCTCTAGACTTTTCAACTCGGATTCAGCCAGCTGATTCCATTTCCATTGGTTGTATGTAGAGAAAGTCGGATCTTTAGATGCATCAAATTCTCTGGAAggagttcttctttcataATCTTCAATCTGTTCTAATAGTTTCCAGCATTGATCTATATCTTGTGACACATCTAAACAGGTTTCCTTAACCTTCTCATTTATGGTCAAGTTCTCATTACTCTTTTCTATAATTTGCTGTTTTAAGGACTCAATTTCCTTGTCTTGCTGAACAATATTAACGTCTCTAAGTTCACATACTTCATCTTGAAGACTTGTAAttttatcttcatcaaagttTGCAAGCGTCGAAAGGCTTTGATCGTTCGGTATCACATATCTCAGGAAGTTATCTACTGACTCTAACTCGAGATGGAGCTGCTTCAAACTGTTTGTCCATATCTCGAGCTGCTCCACGTAAAAAGTCATCTTCGAAGGGTCACATTGACCTTCTAATTCAAACATCTCATAATCCGCTACTAGTTGTAGAACTGTTTGATTGAATTCTCTCAAAGTTGAGTTGCGTAAACGGTCCTGCTCATGAAGGACTTGCTCTGTTACATGGGTGACTTGCGTTTCAAACTTCTCCACCTCAGAATAATATTCGGAATGATGCTTTCCCATTGTTGTATGTGTATCAGTCCTTCCGTTCTTTACTGTGCAAAGACTAAAAAG
The Kluyveromyces marxianus DMKU3-1042 DNA, complete genome, chromosome 1 DNA segment above includes these coding regions:
- the CAB1 gene encoding pantothenate kinase; this translates as MTSDILLSHSQLANTSKEDVQDSCSTFTIAVDIGGSLAKVVFMPPNSSRLMFRTLETERIDEFMQLLHDIIQQYHDGLYEQTLLVATGGGSYKFYDLMVKQFPTVIGIERSDEMDCLIKGLDFFIHEIPNEIFTYNDLEGENAVEPSHNCNSIYPYMLVNIGSGVSILKVDSPKTFSRVGGSSLGGGTLWGLLSLITGAKSFDEMLSWAHKGDNTNVDMLVGDIYGTAYDKLGLKSTHIASSFGKVFQNRSHVAHENTRYPSPSTTSTDIIQSDNKFNNADISKSLLYAVSNNIGQIAYLQAKIHHVKNIYFGGSYIRGHYTTMNTLSYAINFWSEGEKQAFFLKHEGYLGAMGAYLLAQRQKT
- the KRE28 gene encoding Kre28p, whose amino-acid sequence is MGKHHSEYYSEVEKFETQVTHVTEQVLHEQDRLRNSTLREFNQTVLQLVADYEMFELEGQCDPSKMTFYVEQLEIWTNSLKQLHLELESVDNFLRYVIPNDQSLSTLANFDEDKITSLQDEVCELRDVNIVQQDKEIESLKQQIIEKSNENLTINEKVKETCLDVSQDIDQCWKLLEQIEDYERRTPSREFDASKDPTFSTYNQWKWNQLAESELKSLEEQLSTLEVTKEKLGSLLAKRATLNPSSDLMEMFTTYQLLNELWEKKIISTLFPDIKNLAIYPQSGKIHFSVGVVEVIIVMEKDVINSISLFSYELPYDQIESIKEGILYKIENQKSLFNVLITVSDHIINSL